In Mesotoga sp. Brook.08.105.5.1, a genomic segment contains:
- a CDS encoding ABC transporter permease, whose amino-acid sequence MTAFIIRRLLLMPLILIGVTLLIFSMIWALGPDRLLASYIKSPEALKTPDAAERLIRKYGLDEPMPVQYIKWLGNILQGDFGYSMVGKKGVLPAMLERFPHTLELTIYAIIPVILVAIWLGVISAVHQNKFIDQFIRVVALIGWSLPDFVFGLLLLMLFYSVLGWFPPGMASTQFDLVMRGADWKTITSMTTFDALLNGRFDIFVDALRHIFLPVLTLAYLWWAYLLRITRSSMLEVLRKDYIRTARAKGVSEKVVIKKHARKNALIPVITVSGASIIGLLGGTVFVETIFSRVGMGRFLADAASLLDYWSIIGGALFFSFIMVVGNLVVDISYALVDPRIRLE is encoded by the coding sequence GTGACTGCTTTCATAATCAGACGGCTCCTACTTATGCCGCTTATACTGATAGGCGTGACTTTGTTAATTTTCTCAATGATCTGGGCGCTGGGACCTGACAGACTTCTAGCTTCGTACATAAAGAGTCCTGAAGCACTTAAGACTCCGGATGCAGCGGAGAGACTCATCAGAAAGTATGGTTTGGATGAACCGATGCCTGTCCAGTATATCAAATGGCTTGGTAACATTCTGCAGGGCGATTTCGGTTATTCGATGGTGGGTAAGAAGGGCGTACTTCCAGCCATGCTTGAGCGTTTCCCGCATACTTTGGAGTTGACTATTTATGCGATTATTCCAGTAATATTGGTGGCAATATGGTTGGGAGTGATCTCTGCGGTTCATCAAAACAAGTTCATTGACCAGTTCATTAGGGTAGTTGCTCTAATAGGTTGGTCACTTCCCGATTTTGTCTTTGGACTCTTGCTGCTTATGCTTTTTTACTCAGTTCTGGGGTGGTTCCCGCCAGGAATGGCCAGCACTCAGTTTGATCTTGTGATGCGAGGCGCGGATTGGAAGACAATTACTTCAATGACTACGTTTGACGCGTTGTTGAATGGAAGATTCGATATATTTGTTGATGCGTTGCGTCACATCTTTCTCCCTGTGCTGACTCTAGCGTATTTGTGGTGGGCGTATCTTCTAAGAATTACGAGATCAAGTATGCTCGAAGTTCTCAGAAAAGACTACATAAGGACCGCAAGAGCAAAGGGAGTATCTGAAAAAGTGGTAATCAAGAAGCACGCAAGGAAGAATGCGTTAATTCCTGTCATAACAGTTTCCGGGGCTTCGATAATAGGGCTTCTTGGCGGTACTGTATTCGTTGAAACAATCTTCTCACGAGTCGGAATGGGTAGGTTCCTTGCCGATGCTGCGAGCCTTTTGGATTACTGGTCAATAATTGGCGGAGCTCTGTTCTTCTCATTTATTATGGTTGTTGGCAATCTGGTTGTTGATATCTCTTACGCCCTTGTTGACCCGAGAATAAGGCTAGAGTGA
- the priA gene encoding primosomal protein N' has translation MLIQIAISNSPLHDTYTYKIDAPVEPGERVEVNFAGRNTIGYVVSLEEKRGPFKIKSVNKKVDDRSFLSQVDLELAKFVMREYLAPPGKVFDLFFPPGKLLSIDDYVVAFSDELGFPPTQKDKFIKEFGEDYLKKLLASRKVKIMHSFDRKTPKKRKTRRVSLAKKTGIIEEELTPLWQIVVDYLLSVESEEITELEKKLKLRSRSPIDTLISKGILLVEEIEEDDSHWVIPAVDELSVSQKEVYREIMESDSKSFLLHGLTGTGKTEVYFKVMEYWLNRGRQILYLVPEVSLTPQLLARIRGAFPGRDVRQYHSYMTRVQRQMIWLDSVEGNVDILVGTRSSLWVPMKNTGLIIVDEEHDSSFYQQSVPFYDGVQAAIRKAELGNIPVILGSATPRVDHYHLTESGRISLLSLTERPVGSFPTIRVIDMKDEKNPIISKQALEEIKRTVSEGKQVFVFVHRKGYSNYVVCYTCGKTITCPHCSVSMTFHRNDNLLKCHYCGHRSAIPKVCPECGSMTLSARGFGTERVEHDLQKFFPSTKIMRMDRETIDNPIAYEKALLEISRKNCQVIVGTKMITKGLDFPDVEMVLIVDADRLMSFPSYDSSETAFQHIAQVSGRSGRASVGKAFIQTFNPNNRIMRAACERDYESFYEGEINLRKKLNNPPFSRIAEIICYGSSEDESGELAERVLKEIQESGVSSLEVFGPLAPLLSKLKNSYRMKLVVKMPIDGSYGFLEKIQKKHPADIQIIINGIGGMV, from the coding sequence ATGCTTATTCAGATCGCGATTTCCAATTCTCCTCTGCATGATACGTACACATACAAAATCGACGCCCCTGTTGAACCGGGTGAGAGGGTCGAAGTGAATTTCGCCGGGCGAAATACCATTGGTTATGTAGTATCATTGGAAGAAAAAAGAGGACCCTTCAAGATCAAGAGTGTGAACAAGAAAGTCGATGATCGTTCCTTTCTTTCACAAGTGGATCTCGAACTCGCAAAGTTTGTAATGAGAGAGTATCTGGCACCCCCAGGCAAAGTATTTGATTTGTTCTTTCCGCCGGGCAAGCTGCTTTCAATCGATGATTACGTTGTTGCCTTTTCAGACGAGCTTGGATTTCCACCTACTCAAAAGGATAAATTCATCAAGGAGTTTGGCGAAGACTATCTCAAAAAACTTCTCGCCTCCAGAAAAGTGAAGATCATGCATAGCTTTGACCGAAAGACTCCGAAGAAACGAAAGACACGGAGAGTGTCGCTAGCAAAGAAGACAGGGATTATAGAAGAAGAGCTCACCCCGCTATGGCAGATCGTAGTTGATTATCTGCTTTCAGTCGAATCGGAAGAGATAACCGAGCTGGAAAAGAAACTCAAGCTCAGAAGTCGAAGTCCGATTGATACGTTGATCTCAAAAGGAATTCTTTTGGTAGAGGAAATTGAGGAAGACGACTCCCACTGGGTAATTCCCGCCGTCGATGAGCTAAGTGTCAGCCAGAAAGAGGTATACAGAGAGATAATGGAAAGCGACTCAAAGTCCTTTCTTCTCCACGGGTTGACAGGCACCGGAAAGACAGAGGTTTACTTCAAGGTTATGGAATACTGGCTAAATAGAGGCCGGCAGATACTGTATCTTGTCCCCGAAGTGTCGTTGACTCCGCAACTCCTCGCAAGGATCAGGGGAGCCTTTCCGGGAAGAGATGTTAGACAGTACCACAGTTACATGACCCGAGTACAGCGCCAGATGATCTGGCTCGATTCAGTTGAAGGGAATGTAGACATCCTGGTTGGTACGCGGAGCTCGCTCTGGGTACCAATGAAGAATACAGGTCTAATAATCGTAGACGAGGAGCATGACTCGAGTTTCTATCAGCAGAGTGTGCCTTTCTACGACGGGGTTCAGGCTGCAATACGCAAAGCAGAACTTGGGAACATACCTGTGATTCTAGGATCTGCGACTCCAAGAGTTGATCACTACCATCTTACCGAATCAGGCAGGATTTCCTTATTATCTCTTACCGAAAGACCTGTCGGCTCATTCCCAACGATTAGAGTAATCGACATGAAAGATGAGAAAAATCCCATAATAAGCAAACAAGCACTTGAAGAGATAAAGCGGACTGTCTCGGAAGGAAAACAAGTATTCGTTTTTGTGCATAGGAAAGGTTATTCGAATTACGTCGTTTGCTACACATGTGGAAAGACTATCACCTGTCCTCACTGCTCGGTATCCATGACTTTTCACAGAAACGATAATTTGCTTAAGTGCCATTACTGCGGTCACAGGAGCGCGATCCCGAAAGTCTGCCCAGAATGCGGATCTATGACTCTCTCTGCAAGGGGCTTTGGAACGGAGAGAGTGGAACACGATCTTCAAAAGTTCTTTCCGTCCACGAAAATCATGAGGATGGATAGAGAGACGATCGACAACCCGATTGCTTATGAAAAGGCCTTGCTAGAGATCTCCAGAAAAAACTGCCAGGTAATTGTTGGAACAAAGATGATTACGAAGGGCCTTGACTTTCCGGATGTTGAGATGGTTCTTATCGTCGATGCGGACAGACTGATGAGCTTCCCCAGTTACGACAGTTCCGAGACCGCCTTTCAGCATATCGCTCAGGTTAGTGGGCGCTCAGGCCGGGCAAGTGTAGGAAAAGCGTTCATTCAAACTTTCAATCCAAACAACAGAATTATGAGAGCAGCCTGTGAAAGAGACTACGAGTCCTTCTATGAAGGCGAAATCAACCTTCGCAAGAAACTGAACAACCCGCCGTTCAGTAGAATCGCCGAGATTATCTGTTATGGAAGTTCAGAGGATGAAAGCGGAGAACTGGCAGAAAGGGTTTTAAAGGAGATACAAGAGTCAGGAGTCAGCTCTCTAGAAGTCTTCGGGCCCCTAGCCCCTCTTCTCTCCAAGCTTAAGAACTCTTATAGAATGAAATTAGTGGTGAAGATGCCAATAGATGGAAGCTATGGTTTCCTAGAGAAGATTCAGAAGAAACATCCCGCCGATATCCAGATAATCATCAACGGCATCGGCGGAATGGTATAG
- a CDS encoding ABC transporter substrate-binding protein: MKKILLVTLTMLFLAFTAFASDPETFVTLTISEPETLDPLQSYDTASGEAIQNLYDNLIQYDGQSMSEFLPMISTEVPSVENGLLSADGRVYTFPIREGVKFHTGNTLTPEDVEYSFERYILGDPSGGPHWMIIEAFTGANFASIEDLFEDYAGMPYSEAVDVDRNPTSEEAKAKLISFYEEVVDPLVEVVDNTVVFTLESAFAPFMNIISHFGSWSAIVDSKTVKELGGWDGNADGWWKWHDLEVEECVLHNFDAGSGPFKLVEWDRAQQKVILERFDDYWAGPAKLKTVVIWGVDEFSTRKAIFEAGDADIVYFPAQYLDQARALEAQGKAIVTLGYPQATITSLHFNWLVVEGSEYVGSGKLDGKGIPRDFFSDIHVRRAFTHAFDAVTFIEEVAMGQGRLVPTDLPEGFLGFDETLPLTEFNLAKAAAEFKLAWGGEVWEKGFTMQLMYNTGNEARQTACEMLAYFVNSLNPKFKITTLGVQWPTYLSTYQNGLLPAFVIGWQADYPDPHNFIATYYASNGVYGKPQGELYQEWARENVDELISAAIKSTDLKEREELYKEIQRRVIDAVVGLPIYQPTGINVRAPWVEGWYPMPVRSNYYYYHLSKSN, translated from the coding sequence GTGAAAAAGATTTTGCTGGTAACACTTACTATGCTTTTCTTAGCGTTTACTGCGTTTGCAAGCGACCCAGAAACATTTGTTACCCTAACCATCAGCGAGCCAGAGACACTAGATCCCCTGCAGTCTTATGACACTGCAAGTGGTGAGGCAATTCAGAACCTCTATGACAACTTGATTCAGTACGATGGACAGTCCATGAGCGAGTTCCTCCCTATGATCTCCACAGAAGTACCATCGGTGGAAAATGGACTTCTCTCTGCGGATGGAAGAGTCTATACTTTTCCGATAAGGGAAGGTGTCAAGTTCCATACCGGAAACACACTTACTCCGGAAGATGTTGAGTACTCCTTCGAAAGATACATCCTTGGAGATCCATCGGGTGGGCCTCACTGGATGATTATCGAAGCTTTTACCGGTGCCAATTTCGCAAGTATTGAAGACTTGTTCGAAGATTACGCTGGGATGCCCTATTCGGAGGCTGTGGATGTTGACAGGAACCCGACGTCCGAAGAAGCTAAGGCAAAACTGATCTCTTTCTATGAGGAAGTCGTAGATCCTCTAGTGGAGGTTGTAGACAATACTGTGGTCTTCACTCTTGAAAGCGCATTTGCTCCATTCATGAATATCATCTCGCACTTCGGCTCTTGGTCCGCTATTGTGGATTCGAAAACAGTCAAGGAACTCGGTGGCTGGGACGGAAATGCAGATGGCTGGTGGAAATGGCATGATCTTGAGGTTGAGGAATGTGTGTTGCATAACTTCGATGCGGGATCAGGCCCATTCAAGCTTGTTGAATGGGACAGGGCACAGCAGAAGGTAATACTTGAAAGATTTGACGATTACTGGGCAGGCCCCGCAAAGCTGAAGACAGTCGTTATTTGGGGTGTTGATGAATTCTCCACAAGGAAGGCAATCTTTGAAGCCGGTGACGCAGACATTGTGTATTTTCCTGCACAGTATCTTGATCAAGCCAGAGCACTTGAGGCTCAGGGTAAAGCGATAGTCACTCTAGGTTATCCTCAGGCAACCATTACTTCGCTCCACTTCAACTGGCTTGTGGTTGAAGGCAGCGAATATGTTGGCAGTGGGAAGCTTGATGGGAAAGGCATTCCGAGAGATTTCTTCTCCGATATTCATGTGAGAAGGGCCTTCACACATGCCTTCGATGCGGTTACATTTATCGAAGAAGTAGCAATGGGTCAGGGAAGACTTGTTCCCACAGACCTCCCCGAAGGATTCCTCGGTTTCGATGAGACCCTACCCCTTACCGAATTCAATCTAGCGAAGGCAGCTGCAGAATTCAAGCTTGCCTGGGGCGGAGAAGTCTGGGAAAAAGGCTTCACGATGCAGCTGATGTACAACACTGGTAATGAAGCCAGGCAGACTGCTTGTGAAATGCTTGCCTACTTCGTAAACTCGCTGAATCCGAAGTTCAAAATAACGACACTAGGCGTTCAGTGGCCGACGTACCTCAGCACTTATCAGAACGGATTGCTTCCTGCATTTGTAATAGGTTGGCAGGCGGATTATCCCGATCCCCATAACTTCATTGCTACCTACTACGCAAGCAATGGCGTTTATGGCAAACCTCAGGGAGAGCTTTATCAGGAATGGGCAAGAGAAAATGTTGATGAGTTGATCAGTGCTGCAATCAAGTCAACTGACCTTAAAGAACGAGAGGAACTCTACAAAGAAATCCAGAGAAGAGTCATTGACGCAGTTGTTGGATTGCCTATTTATCAGCCTACAGGTATCAACGTAAGAGCACCATGGGTTGAGGGTTGGTATCCGATGCCCGTCAGATCCAATTACTACTACTATCATCTTTCCAAGAGCAACTAA
- a CDS encoding ABC transporter permease, with protein MPAKRKSEFRKIMKKYWTNGTAVLGTCLLIFFIIIAIFAPQIAGVNEMGDNYQIPRVSWSSKPIAPSAEHPFGVIGGRDVFYGVVWGTRTAFRLGLIITGFASLIGVIVGSIAAYFGGWVDEILMRITDIFLSIPFLVAAMVMTTILGKGLDKVIIALIIFGWMSTARLIRGNILQAREEQYVLAAKALGQKDWKIIIKHILPNTIFPVVVQMSMRIGSYVITAAGLSFLGVGAEPGYADWGTILSYSRNWMTMLDQSWFAIVFPGTAMVLFVLAWNLVGDALRDIFDPRMRS; from the coding sequence ATGCCTGCAAAGAGAAAGAGTGAATTCAGAAAGATAATGAAGAAATATTGGACAAACGGAACGGCAGTTCTTGGTACTTGTCTGCTGATCTTCTTCATAATCATAGCGATCTTTGCCCCTCAGATTGCTGGTGTTAATGAAATGGGTGACAATTACCAGATTCCAAGAGTTTCGTGGTCGTCGAAACCGATAGCTCCTTCAGCCGAACACCCGTTTGGGGTTATCGGTGGGAGAGATGTTTTCTATGGTGTTGTCTGGGGAACTAGAACTGCATTTAGACTGGGTCTAATCATAACAGGCTTTGCATCTTTGATTGGAGTCATTGTGGGATCTATAGCCGCATACTTTGGTGGTTGGGTCGATGAAATCCTCATGAGGATAACGGATATATTCTTGTCGATTCCCTTCCTGGTTGCTGCAATGGTTATGACAACGATTCTGGGCAAGGGTCTAGACAAAGTTATAATTGCTTTGATAATCTTCGGTTGGATGAGCACAGCGCGTCTTATTAGGGGAAATATCCTTCAAGCGAGAGAAGAGCAATATGTGCTCGCAGCAAAAGCTCTCGGACAGAAGGATTGGAAGATTATTATCAAGCATATCCTTCCAAACACGATCTTTCCGGTTGTCGTTCAGATGTCAATGAGAATAGGTTCTTATGTTATTACTGCAGCAGGATTGAGCTTCCTAGGGGTTGGGGCAGAACCTGGTTATGCTGACTGGGGAACGATACTTTCCTATTCAAGGAACTGGATGACGATGCTTGACCAGTCATGGTTTGCAATTGTCTTCCCCGGTACTGCCATGGTGCTCTTCGTTCTTGCATGGAACCTTGTCGGAGATGCCTTGAGGGATATCTTCGACCCGAGAATGAGAAGCTAA
- a CDS encoding oligopeptide/dipeptide ABC transporter ATP-binding protein, protein MSKSSESKLLLRSDRLIKYFPVKAGVFRRVVDQVKAVDDVSFNVYEKETLGLVGESGCGKTTAGMTVLRLYEPTSGRIIVGDEDTTHFFMPALKARKYLKSTYIDKFVDLKAKAGTVEGALNSIEDEFDKSMAEKYFKEFNEDRSEFIKSLLGNREEKRKAFRRDAQIIFQDPFSSLNPRMRVKNIIGEGARIHGLATGRDVLDKVADIMTKVGLSKDHMSRFPHEFSGGQRQRIGVARALILNPRLIVCDEAVSALDVSIQAQILNLLSDLQKEFGLTYLFIAHDLGVVKHVSKRVAVMYLGKIAELSDKKKLFDNPLHPYTVSLMSAIPEANPEKKKQRILLEGDVPSPINPPSGCRFHPRCPIAKDVCSKEEPKLQDVGGGHFVSCFFPGELKRGL, encoded by the coding sequence ATGAGTAAATCCAGCGAAAGCAAACTGCTTCTCAGATCAGACAGACTAATAAAATATTTCCCAGTAAAAGCAGGAGTCTTCAGAAGAGTTGTTGATCAGGTGAAGGCCGTGGATGACGTCAGTTTCAATGTATATGAGAAGGAGACACTTGGGCTAGTCGGAGAGTCAGGTTGTGGAAAGACAACTGCTGGGATGACTGTTCTAAGATTATATGAGCCGACTTCGGGAAGAATAATCGTTGGAGACGAAGATACGACGCATTTCTTCATGCCGGCTTTGAAGGCAAGAAAGTACCTGAAAAGTACGTATATTGATAAATTCGTCGATTTGAAAGCAAAGGCAGGGACTGTTGAGGGCGCCCTTAACTCTATTGAAGATGAGTTCGATAAGAGTATGGCTGAGAAGTATTTCAAAGAGTTCAATGAAGACAGGAGTGAGTTCATCAAGAGTCTTCTGGGAAATAGAGAAGAGAAGAGGAAGGCTTTTAGAAGAGATGCTCAGATTATCTTCCAGGATCCCTTTTCTTCGCTTAATCCAAGAATGAGGGTTAAGAACATAATCGGCGAGGGAGCAAGAATTCATGGTCTTGCAACCGGCCGTGACGTTCTGGACAAAGTCGCCGATATTATGACAAAAGTCGGTCTGTCAAAGGATCATATGTCGAGGTTCCCTCATGAGTTCAGCGGCGGGCAGCGACAGAGGATAGGAGTTGCCAGAGCGCTAATTCTGAATCCAAGGCTTATTGTATGCGACGAGGCCGTCTCCGCGCTTGACGTTTCGATCCAAGCCCAGATTCTAAATCTTCTAAGTGATCTTCAAAAGGAGTTCGGACTTACATACCTGTTTATTGCACACGATCTTGGTGTCGTGAAGCATGTCAGTAAGCGCGTTGCAGTAATGTATCTTGGAAAGATCGCCGAGCTATCAGACAAGAAGAAATTATTCGATAACCCTCTCCATCCGTACACGGTCTCTTTGATGTCTGCAATTCCCGAGGCTAACCCTGAAAAGAAGAAACAAAGAATACTTCTCGAAGGGGACGTTCCCAGCCCAATAAACCCACCCTCTGGCTGTAGATTCCATCCGAGATGTCCGATAGCGAAGGACGTTTGCTCAAAGGAAGAACCCAAGCTTCAGGACGTAGGTGGAGGGCATTTCGTGTCCTGTTTCTTCCCCGGAGAACTGAAGAGAGGTTTATGA
- a CDS encoding ABC transporter ATP-binding protein, protein MVKKKALLQVEDLRTYFHTEDGIVKAVDGVTFEVFPGETLGIVGESGCGKSVTSLSIMRLLDEKGEIAGGKIIFDDQDVMAIPESKMMKIRGNDMAMIFQEPMTALNPVFTIGFQIMEAILLHQDVDEKKARKMAIDMLKKVGIPEPEKRIDEYPHELSGGMRQRAMIAMSLSCNPKLLFADEPTTALDVTIQAQILELMKSLQDQYGMALVMITHDLGVIAEMAQRVVVMYAGKVVEYADVHTLFKNPRHPYTWGLMNAIPKLDEDKEVLYNIPGVVPDPLDFPDGCRFNTRCPLATDKCRKEEPPLVEIENEHTAACWHIDKLIETIKVSRAGETA, encoded by the coding sequence ATGGTTAAGAAGAAAGCACTGTTGCAGGTTGAAGATTTGAGAACCTATTTTCACACAGAGGATGGAATCGTGAAAGCCGTCGATGGAGTGACGTTCGAGGTCTTTCCAGGAGAGACGCTTGGAATCGTCGGTGAATCTGGCTGCGGAAAGAGTGTCACCTCTCTTTCGATAATGAGACTTCTTGACGAGAAGGGGGAAATTGCAGGCGGTAAGATAATCTTCGACGACCAAGATGTAATGGCGATTCCGGAATCCAAGATGATGAAGATCAGGGGAAACGATATGGCTATGATTTTTCAGGAACCCATGACGGCTCTGAATCCAGTTTTTACGATAGGATTCCAGATAATGGAAGCTATCTTGCTTCATCAGGATGTTGACGAAAAGAAGGCCCGGAAAATGGCAATAGATATGCTTAAGAAGGTTGGAATTCCCGAACCTGAAAAGCGGATCGATGAATATCCCCACGAACTCTCTGGAGGGATGCGCCAAAGAGCTATGATAGCGATGTCTCTCTCCTGTAATCCCAAACTGCTTTTCGCAGATGAGCCCACGACTGCTCTTGACGTGACTATTCAGGCGCAGATACTTGAGCTCATGAAGTCTCTTCAGGATCAGTATGGTATGGCTCTAGTAATGATTACTCATGACCTGGGAGTCATTGCCGAGATGGCCCAGAGAGTCGTAGTGATGTACGCCGGAAAGGTTGTTGAATATGCCGACGTTCATACCCTATTCAAAAATCCAAGGCATCCATACACCTGGGGGCTAATGAATGCGATTCCCAAGCTGGATGAAGATAAAGAGGTTCTCTATAACATTCCCGGTGTCGTTCCTGACCCTCTTGATTTCCCAGACGGATGCAGGTTCAATACGAGATGCCCTCTCGCTACCGATAAGTGCCGAAAGGAAGAGCCGCCACTGGTAGAGATAGAAAACGAACACACTGCTGCCTGCTGGCATATCGATAAGCTCATTGAAACTATCAAGGTATCTAGGGCAGGTGAGACTGCATGA
- a CDS encoding nucleotidyltransferase — MKVLGLVVEYNPFHNGHLYHLSHSKEIVKPDVTVAVMSGNFVQRGEPAIVEKFARAEAALEQGVDLVLELPVVYSLQDAGGFATGSIWTLDHVGATDVVFGSETDDIDLMKAVSKVLIKEPEHYQDLLKKHLKTGHSFPNARKYALRDFIHTENAALSHRIEEIGSSNNILGVEYLRAIQEIKSKMIPHSIRRVGASYTDEEHRGEFSSATAIRRLIQNGNIESASQTMPKESLDIILREIRCGRGPVFKEDVESFFISFFRLLSREDYCRYYGFVEGLDARFQECSIEGSLEGFLHCVKSKRFTLSRIRRLMYYPIFRFTDDLIRRSNELGPQYIRILGFNEKGRTHLSNIKRSTNIPIITTASLWRKVVDKSLKDEMKIDVDLLEAQLKRDFTAVRFYSSLYKYPESRAGGSDLLSQIVYHRQER, encoded by the coding sequence ATGAAGGTGCTTGGTCTCGTTGTTGAATACAATCCCTTTCATAATGGTCATCTTTATCATCTTTCACATTCGAAAGAGATTGTGAAGCCGGATGTCACCGTTGCGGTTATGAGCGGCAATTTTGTTCAGCGAGGAGAGCCTGCAATTGTCGAGAAGTTTGCAAGAGCAGAAGCAGCTCTGGAGCAAGGTGTCGACCTGGTTCTCGAATTGCCGGTAGTGTATTCCTTGCAGGACGCCGGAGGGTTCGCAACGGGATCAATATGGACACTTGACCATGTGGGAGCAACAGATGTCGTTTTCGGAAGCGAGACAGACGATATCGACCTGATGAAGGCCGTGTCCAAAGTTTTGATCAAAGAACCCGAACACTATCAGGATCTTTTGAAGAAACATCTTAAGACAGGTCATTCATTTCCTAATGCCAGAAAGTATGCTCTGAGAGACTTTATACATACTGAAAATGCGGCTCTTTCACACCGAATTGAAGAGATAGGTTCATCCAACAACATCCTGGGTGTGGAATACTTGAGAGCGATTCAAGAGATAAAGAGCAAGATGATTCCCCACTCAATAAGGAGAGTCGGAGCTTCTTATACTGATGAAGAGCATCGTGGAGAATTTTCTTCCGCAACGGCAATCAGAAGGCTGATTCAAAATGGCAATATCGAGAGCGCTTCTCAAACAATGCCAAAGGAATCCCTTGATATAATCCTTCGGGAAATCAGGTGCGGAAGAGGTCCCGTCTTCAAGGAGGATGTTGAATCCTTCTTCATTTCCTTTTTCAGGCTCTTATCAAGAGAGGACTATTGCCGATATTATGGGTTCGTCGAAGGTCTAGACGCGAGATTTCAAGAATGTTCCATAGAAGGTAGTCTTGAAGGGTTTCTGCACTGCGTCAAATCGAAGCGGTTCACCTTATCTAGAATCAGACGGCTTATGTACTATCCCATCTTTAGATTCACAGACGACCTAATAAGAAGAAGCAACGAACTCGGCCCTCAATACATTCGGATACTGGGCTTCAATGAAAAGGGAAGAACTCATCTTTCGAACATCAAGCGCTCAACGAATATCCCAATCATAACCACGGCTTCTTTATGGAGAAAAGTAGTAGACAAATCTCTCAAAGATGAAATGAAGATAGATGTTGACTTGCTTGAGGCACAGCTGAAGAGGGATTTCACAGCCGTAAGATTTTACTCAAGTCTCTACAAGTATCCCGAAAGCAGAGCAGGAGGCTCTGATCTATTATCACAAATTGTTTACCACAGACAGGAGCGATAG
- the miaB gene encoding tRNA (N6-isopentenyl adenosine(37)-C2)-methylthiotransferase MiaB — translation MKVAFRTFGCQMNMNDTEAMMGILSDAGHKIAGNEEEADAIIVNTCAVRGKSENKLYGKLGQLKALKKKNRRLLVGVCGCVAEKNATELLTHKEVDFVFGTRSITKVDELLRRAESGERFIEMGDFIDELDSDTPRIRTSSHHAWITIIFGCDKFCSYCIVPYTRGREKSREMEDILSEARKLVAEGYKEITYLGQNVDSYGKDLKDGSSLAELIRETTKIDGIERIWFLTSYPRDFSDELIEVIASSEKISRSIHLPVQSGSDRILKAMNRGYSREYYLDLIERVKTRIPDATLSSDIIIGFPGETEEEYVETVSLVKEIRFERINLAMYSPREGTISARKMADDVPQEVKTRRLNDLLALQKHINREENEKYLDKVIDVIGEGKIKGNGKIYGRTMNNKIVIYEAQPELIGKSVKIKVDRVSAGPLYGEIVGVG, via the coding sequence TTGAAAGTAGCATTCAGGACATTCGGTTGCCAGATGAATATGAACGATACAGAAGCTATGATGGGTATTCTCTCTGACGCCGGTCACAAGATTGCAGGCAATGAGGAAGAAGCAGACGCAATCATCGTAAACACATGCGCCGTAAGAGGCAAATCTGAGAACAAGCTGTACGGCAAACTAGGCCAACTGAAGGCGCTTAAGAAGAAGAATAGGAGACTTCTGGTAGGTGTCTGCGGATGTGTAGCCGAGAAGAATGCCACCGAACTGCTTACTCACAAAGAGGTTGACTTCGTGTTTGGGACACGCTCGATTACGAAAGTAGATGAATTGCTCAGAAGAGCGGAGTCGGGCGAGAGATTCATAGAGATGGGCGACTTCATCGATGAACTCGATTCGGATACTCCTAGAATTAGGACTAGCTCGCATCACGCCTGGATTACCATAATATTTGGCTGCGACAAATTCTGTTCTTACTGTATTGTGCCATATACAAGAGGAAGAGAGAAGAGCAGGGAAATGGAAGACATCCTATCCGAGGCAAGAAAACTTGTAGCTGAAGGTTATAAAGAAATAACCTACCTTGGACAAAATGTCGATTCATACGGAAAGGACTTGAAGGATGGGTCTTCACTTGCAGAGCTTATAAGAGAGACGACGAAGATAGATGGAATTGAAAGAATCTGGTTTCTCACTTCATACCCAAGAGACTTCAGCGACGAGTTGATTGAAGTAATTGCTTCATCCGAAAAGATATCTCGCTCCATCCACTTGCCCGTTCAGTCGGGAAGCGATCGAATCTTGAAAGCAATGAACAGGGGCTATTCGAGAGAGTACTATCTAGATCTCATCGAACGTGTCAAAACAAGAATTCCTGATGCAACCTTGAGCAGTGATATTATTATCGGCTTTCCCGGGGAGACAGAAGAGGAGTACGTAGAAACGGTTTCGCTTGTGAAGGAAATCAGATTTGAACGAATCAACCTGGCAATGTATTCACCCAGAGAAGGCACGATATCTGCAAGAAAGATGGCTGATGATGTTCCACAAGAAGTGAAGACTAGAAGGCTCAATGATCTTCTCGCTTTGCAAAAACACATCAACAGGGAAGAAAACGAGAAGTATCTTGACAAAGTTATAGATGTAATCGGCGAAGGCAAGATCAAAGGAAACGGCAAGATCTACGGAAGAACAATGAACAACAAAATCGTCATCTACGAAGCACAACCCGAACTGATCGGCAAATCTGTTAAGATCAAAGTAGATAGAGTATCCGCGGGACCGTTGTATGGAGAGATCGTGGGAGTGGGGTGA